The genomic segment GGCGTATGAAATGACCAGCGAAGACGTCGTCTATTCGTTGCAAAAGGCGGCCGACAAAGCCCGGTCGGCCTATTCCGCCCTCTACACCGGCATGACCTTCCAGGCGCTCGACCCCACGACGGTCGGTATCGTCTTGGACTCCCCGCTCTCGCCCAATCTGTTCTACCCGTTGGTGACGAACTACGCCGGCGGATTTATCGTGTCGAAGCGGGCGGTTGAGGCCTACGGGCTCGACGGCGTCAAGACCCATCCGGTGGGGACCGGCCCGTTCATCCTCCGACGATATAGCCCGAAAGAGCGGATGGAACTGGCCCCCAACCCGCAATACTTCCGGGGCCGGGCCAAACTCGACGGGGTCGACTACCGGTACATGGCGGATGGCTTCAGCCGCGAGCTGGGGCTGCGCGGCGGCCAGCTCGACGGGATCAACGGGCAGCAAGACGAAGCCTGGGTGGGCAAGATGCAGGCGGTCCCCAAGCTCAAGGTGGACATCTTCGGGGTCGGCGAATCGACCGTCCTCTACTTCAACCAGACCGTCCGCCAGCTCAGCCGCAAGGAGGTCCGGCAGGCGATCGCCTACACGCTCAACCGAGACGAGTTTCTCGGGCTGATCGGCAAGAAAGTCGGGCAAAAGATCTACGCCCCACTGGCCCCGTTCACGATCGGGGCTCTCACCGAGAACGAAGTGGTGGCGAAGGGCCTGGACTACAAGACGAACCTCGAGAAAGCCAAGAGCCTGCTCGCAGAAGCCGGCGTCTCCGGCGGCTTCTCACTCGATCTCGTCACGTCCGAGCTCAACATCTACAAAGTCCACTACGAGTCGATGCAGGCCCAGCTCGCCAAGGTCGGCATTCAGATCCGCCTCCGCGTGGTCGACCACCCCAGTTACCACGCGCTGATCCGGAAGGACACCAACCCGATCGTGATCTACGTCGCGTTCCGCCCGACGGCCGAGATCTACCTCCGCAGTTTCTACCACTCGGCCTCGGCCGTGGTCAGCGGCGCCCATCCCGACACCAACTTCGCGCACTATTCGGCGATCGATGATTTGATCGACAAGGCCCGCGTCGAAACTACCGCCGCCAAACAAGTGGACATGTGGAAAGAGGCGCAAGTCAAGATCCTGCAAGATATGGTCGCCTATCCGGTCTCGTACGCCAACCAGGTGTACGCGCGGTCCGCCGGACTCGACTACGGGCACCCGCTCAAGTCCGTCCTGGCGCTGTACCCTGGCATCGATGAGACCACGCGGGTCCAGCGGGGGTAAGGCGCCCGATCGAGACCGGCACGAATGATCCGGTATATCCTGAGCCGGCTGCTCTTCGCGTTACCTATTTTTTTGGGCGTGATCACGATCGTGTTTGTGATCGTGCGCATTCTCCCGGGTGACCCCGCGCAGGCGGCGCTCGGCGACTACGCTTCCCCCGACACTGTGGCGGCCCTCCGGCAGCGCCTGGGGCTCGATCGTCCGATCCCGCTGCAGTACGGGGGATACGTGGCCGGCCTCGTCCGGGGGGACCTCGGCAAATCCCTGATCACCGGCGCGCCGGTGCGCGACGAGATTGCCCACAACCTCCCCTATACGCTCCAGTTGACCCTCCTGGCCCTGATCATCGGCGCCCTGACGGGCGTTCCCGTGGGGGTGATGAACGCCCTCACCCGCAACCGTCTCCCCGACTCGATCGGCCGCGTGGTCTCTCTATTCGGGCTCTCGGTCCCTGCGTATTATCTCGGCATCCTCCTCATCCTGCTGTTCGCGATCGAACTGCGGCTGCTCCCTGCCGTAGGCGCCGGGGATCTCACGAGCCCCGGCGACACCGTTCGTCATCTGATCCTGCCCGCCGCCACGCTCGGGCTCGTCATGGCGGCCGCGGTGGCCCGCTTCACGCGGTCGACGGTCCTCAATACGCTCGGGCAGGACTTCGTCCGGACGGCGCGGGCGAAAGGGCTGCAACCACGCGTCGTGACGATCAGGCACACGCTCCGCGCGGCGCTGATCCCCATCGTGTCGCTGGCGGGGCTGTGGAGCATCGCGCTGATCGGCGACTCGGTCACGACCGAAATCGTGTTCGCGCGCCCGGGGCTGGGCAGCATGATGGTCGGCGCGATGCTGCAGCGCGACTATACGTCCCTCCAATCCGTGATGGTGGTGTACACCGCGTTCGTCGTGCTGATCAACCTCGCCACCGATCTGGCCTATGGCTTCGTCGACCCGCGCATTCGATACTAAATGAGTACGGCAGCAGTGGCTCTGCGGGGACGGACCGAGCGCCAGCGGATCTGGGCGACGTTCCTGCGCAACCGGGTCTCGCTCGTGGGCGTCGCGCTGGCGATCGGACTGGCCGCCGTCTCGATTATGGCGCCGCTATTGACTTCATGGAGCCCCTTCAACCAAGACACGGCCCAGCGGCTCCGGCCGCCGGGGGGAGCACACCTCCTGGGTCAGGACACGTTCGGGCGGGACGTCTTGGCGCGAATCCTCTACGCGGGCCGCGTCTCGCTCCTCGTGGGCGTCGGCGCGGTCGCGCTGGGGGGGGTTACCGGGACGGCGATGGGGCTCGTCGCTGGGTACTATGGCGGCCGCGTGGAGAGTGTCGTGATGCGGTTCGTGGACATCCTAATGGCGTTTCCGAGTCTCTTGCTCGGGCTCATCGTGCTCGCGGTGCTCGGCCCGGGGCTCGGGAAGATGATCTTTGCGATCGGGATCGTCCTCTCCCCACCGT from the bacterium genome contains:
- a CDS encoding ABC transporter substrate-binding protein, whose protein sequence is MSARNVTKKITRRRFLSTALAAGIGESVLARTSRAAAADNILHFGQSEADLGTADPHYAAGTQDRALVDMIFNGLLRFKPGDGSAFEPDLAAAFPKPTVVAGKQVWTFKLRKGVMWHPSDKVPAYEMTSEDVVYSLQKAADKARSAYSALYTGMTFQALDPTTVGIVLDSPLSPNLFYPLVTNYAGGFIVSKRAVEAYGLDGVKTHPVGTGPFILRRYSPKERMELAPNPQYFRGRAKLDGVDYRYMADGFSRELGLRGGQLDGINGQQDEAWVGKMQAVPKLKVDIFGVGESTVLYFNQTVRQLSRKEVRQAIAYTLNRDEFLGLIGKKVGQKIYAPLAPFTIGALTENEVVAKGLDYKTNLEKAKSLLAEAGVSGGFSLDLVTSELNIYKVHYESMQAQLAKVGIQIRLRVVDHPSYHALIRKDTNPIVIYVAFRPTAEIYLRSFYHSASAVVSGAHPDTNFAHYSAIDDLIDKARVETTAAKQVDMWKEAQVKILQDMVAYPVSYANQVYARSAGLDYGHPLKSVLALYPGIDETTRVQRG
- a CDS encoding ABC transporter permease, producing MIRYILSRLLFALPIFLGVITIVFVIVRILPGDPAQAALGDYASPDTVAALRQRLGLDRPIPLQYGGYVAGLVRGDLGKSLITGAPVRDEIAHNLPYTLQLTLLALIIGALTGVPVGVMNALTRNRLPDSIGRVVSLFGLSVPAYYLGILLILLFAIELRLLPAVGAGDLTSPGDTVRHLILPAATLGLVMAAAVARFTRSTVLNTLGQDFVRTARAKGLQPRVVTIRHTLRAALIPIVSLAGLWSIALIGDSVTTEIVFARPGLGSMMVGAMLQRDYTSLQSVMVVYTAFVVLINLATDLAYGFVDPRIRY
- a CDS encoding ABC transporter permease — translated: MSTAAVALRGRTERQRIWATFLRNRVSLVGVALAIGLAAVSIMAPLLTSWSPFNQDTAQRLRPPGGAHLLGQDTFGRDVLARILYAGRVSLLVGVGAVALGGVTGTAMGLVAGYYGGRVESVVMRFVDILMAFPSLLLGLIVLAVLGPGLGKMIFAIGIVLSPPFARIAHGTTLSLVRQEFVDAARAVGAGAWRIVVGHILRNILGELVVLGGLLAAAAIRIEASLSFIGLGVSPPTPTWGNMIREGTPYLIDAPWLSIAPGVAILLAVLAFNLVGDALRDVIDPRLRV